One Alteromonas sp. KC3 DNA segment encodes these proteins:
- a CDS encoding DUF445 domain-containing protein, whose amino-acid sequence MEWNFETLTLLSIPLISAIVGWLTNYLAVKMMFYPIEFVGIKPIFGWQGLIPAKRRQMAEIEVELVLGKLLSVEELAQRLDPDELTKAMERRLSQVIRKVVNNVMAESAPQLWAALPVQGKNLVYQRIENDIPNVVHKMVDDFQHNVSEILDIKELVVEQLVNSPELINEIFLTAGSKEFPFIVRSGFYFGFLFGLPTMLLWYFYQAWWILPLGGLLVGYATNWIAIKIIFEPKRPRKLGPMTIQGMFLKRQKEVSEVYSSIIEEKLITPKNITNIILHGSGSAQLLELIELHVNDAIERYVAIAQPYFALGVGSENYHKMKALAVQQIFDNSDKYLMYAFDYANGALHVGQDLSERMQALSAEEFEGVLRPAYQQDEWKLIVTGAILGMVAGFAQLYFVFM is encoded by the coding sequence ATGGAATGGAATTTTGAAACGCTCACTCTGCTATCTATCCCGCTGATAAGCGCCATAGTAGGCTGGCTAACAAACTATTTAGCGGTAAAAATGATGTTTTACCCTATAGAGTTTGTTGGCATTAAACCTATATTTGGATGGCAGGGACTAATACCCGCCAAACGCCGCCAAATGGCAGAGATTGAAGTTGAATTGGTGTTGGGTAAGCTACTAAGCGTTGAAGAATTAGCGCAGCGTTTAGACCCCGACGAGCTCACTAAGGCAATGGAGCGTCGCTTAAGCCAAGTGATACGAAAAGTCGTCAATAATGTGATGGCTGAGTCTGCCCCTCAGCTTTGGGCAGCGTTGCCTGTACAAGGCAAAAATTTGGTATACCAGCGAATCGAGAATGACATACCTAATGTGGTTCACAAAATGGTGGACGACTTTCAGCACAATGTGTCTGAAATTTTGGACATTAAAGAACTTGTTGTTGAACAACTGGTTAATTCTCCTGAACTGATTAATGAAATCTTTTTGACCGCCGGCAGTAAAGAATTTCCGTTTATCGTTCGCTCGGGTTTTTATTTTGGTTTTCTGTTTGGTTTGCCAACCATGCTGTTGTGGTATTTCTATCAGGCATGGTGGATATTGCCGTTAGGCGGGCTCCTGGTAGGGTATGCGACGAATTGGATTGCCATCAAAATTATCTTTGAGCCGAAGCGCCCCAGAAAACTCGGCCCTATGACCATACAAGGCATGTTTCTCAAACGGCAAAAGGAAGTGTCTGAGGTCTATTCATCAATTATCGAAGAAAAGCTGATAACCCCTAAAAACATTACTAATATTATTTTACATGGCTCTGGTTCAGCACAACTGCTTGAGCTTATTGAGCTGCATGTTAACGATGCCATCGAGCGTTATGTTGCCATAGCTCAGCCGTATTTTGCCCTTGGGGTAGGGTCGGAAAATTACCATAAAATGAAAGCATTGGCCGTGCAGCAAATCTTTGACAATTCAGACAAGTATCTTATGTATGCGTTTGACTATGCCAATGGTGCTTTGCACGTAGGTCAAGACTTGAGTGAGCGCATGCAGGCACTTTCTGCTGAAGAGTTTGAAGGCGTACTGCGCCCAGCTTACCAGCAAGATGAATGGAAGCTCATTGTAACAGGTGCAATATTGGGCATGGTGGCAGGCTTCGCGCAGTTGTACTTTGTTTTTATGTGA
- a CDS encoding wax ester/triacylglycerol synthase domain-containing protein has product MAKTLSFLDKSFWITESDENPKHVACLQLLAMPKGAKSTEYVPELFQEIRGFARATSPFNCAIKTVLGYPVGFSPVKKLNMDYHVQIHKVADVTNREALDAFVARLHASRLDPDKPLWQYHFIFDENSDTFAIYARVHHMYGDGATLVRWFQSGYVPHSHDTKFTPVWAVKRLRHKKRDPISFYKRLVGVGYALKTVLDLCIIFLRIFMKLLRVNPHYMPIPFTGTKTVLTGQVKAGRAVATMDLDFTRVKQLARRTRSTANEVLLCAFDIGVHKLLQDHGQVFKKALFTNMPINLRKPGEKTTGNKIAIVPVQLAHGETDPYLRLRQIVVNHRIVKHAAQHARPAAFSGYTIAIQSLALVFEWLRLSSVVKPIANILISNVPGPKDTRYLKDAELLACYPISTMTPGGGVNITLMTYAGTANVGLVCCNKNIESLQPLAKYVSEAFDMLEASVDDPRLNIEDIGEQVEVMPVSIVSDH; this is encoded by the coding sequence ATGGCAAAAACGCTCAGTTTCTTAGATAAGTCTTTTTGGATAACCGAGTCTGATGAGAACCCAAAACACGTTGCATGTTTGCAGCTACTTGCCATGCCGAAAGGGGCCAAAAGCACTGAATACGTACCTGAACTCTTTCAGGAAATTCGAGGGTTTGCCCGTGCGACATCGCCGTTCAATTGTGCCATTAAAACCGTACTTGGCTACCCGGTTGGCTTCTCGCCAGTTAAAAAACTCAACATGGATTACCATGTGCAAATTCACAAAGTGGCTGATGTGACTAACCGCGAAGCGCTGGATGCTTTTGTTGCACGTTTGCACGCTTCACGCCTTGACCCTGATAAGCCACTCTGGCAGTACCACTTTATCTTCGACGAAAATAGCGACACATTTGCCATTTATGCGCGGGTTCATCACATGTATGGCGATGGTGCGACATTGGTGCGATGGTTTCAATCAGGCTATGTGCCGCACTCTCACGACACCAAATTTACGCCTGTGTGGGCCGTTAAACGCCTAAGACATAAAAAGCGCGACCCAATCAGTTTTTATAAACGTTTGGTGGGCGTGGGGTATGCGCTAAAAACCGTACTTGATTTGTGTATTATCTTTTTGCGGATATTCATGAAACTTCTTAGAGTTAACCCTCACTATATGCCAATTCCCTTTACCGGCACGAAAACGGTGCTTACAGGGCAAGTTAAAGCAGGCAGGGCAGTCGCCACGATGGACTTAGACTTTACACGTGTAAAACAGTTAGCCCGCCGTACGCGCTCTACAGCCAACGAAGTGCTGCTTTGCGCGTTTGATATTGGGGTGCACAAGTTGTTGCAAGACCATGGACAAGTGTTCAAAAAAGCCCTTTTTACCAACATGCCTATTAACTTAAGAAAACCTGGCGAGAAAACCACAGGCAATAAAATTGCCATTGTGCCAGTCCAGTTAGCCCATGGCGAAACCGACCCGTATCTGCGTTTGCGACAAATAGTGGTAAATCACCGTATAGTGAAACACGCAGCGCAACACGCAAGGCCTGCTGCGTTTAGTGGCTATACTATTGCCATTCAGTCATTGGCCCTTGTATTTGAGTGGCTTAGGCTATCAAGTGTGGTTAAGCCTATCGCCAATATTCTGATATCTAATGTACCAGGGCCTAAAGATACCCGTTACTTGAAAGATGCAGAGTTACTTGCGTGTTATCCCATATCAACCATGACGCCCGGAGGCGGTGTTAACATTACCCTTATGACCTATGCTGGCACGGCTAATGTAGGTTTGGTGTGTTGTAATAAGAATATTGAGTCTTTGCAGCCTCTAGCTAAATACGTTAGTGAAGCATTCGATATGCTTGAAGCCAGTGTTGATGATCCTCGATTAAATATAGAGGACATTGGTGAACAAGTAGAGGTGATGCCGGTATCTATTGTGAGTGATCATTAA
- a CDS encoding crotonase/enoyl-CoA hydratase family protein: MHYSTLEITTEGHIAHIVLNRPEAMNSMNPAFWTELPAAVRAIDDAAEARVIVISSTGKHFSAGMDLSVFLNMKEDFKGDPSRRAERMRRMVMLLQDSFTAIEQARMPVIGAVQGGAIGGAVDLLSACDMRYCTNDAFFTIKETQLGMTADVGTLQRLPKLIPIGIVKELAYTGRNFGAQEAQQLGFVNRVFDDQASMLEEVMTIAKQIAANSPLAVSGTKTMINYAVEHTVAESLNYMATWQAGMFQMEDVFKAMEAQKTKVLPDYPPLHGAVKKMNS, translated from the coding sequence ATGCATTACTCTACGTTAGAGATTACAACCGAAGGTCATATTGCCCATATTGTGTTAAACCGCCCAGAAGCGATGAACAGTATGAACCCTGCTTTTTGGACCGAATTACCGGCTGCGGTGCGGGCCATTGACGATGCCGCCGAGGCAAGAGTTATTGTGATTTCCTCTACAGGAAAGCATTTCTCAGCGGGTATGGATCTATCCGTCTTTTTGAATATGAAAGAGGATTTCAAAGGCGATCCCTCACGTCGCGCGGAACGCATGCGCCGCATGGTTATGCTGCTTCAAGATAGCTTTACTGCCATAGAGCAAGCGCGTATGCCCGTTATCGGTGCTGTGCAAGGTGGTGCAATTGGCGGTGCGGTAGATTTACTGAGCGCTTGCGATATGCGCTACTGCACTAACGATGCGTTCTTTACAATCAAAGAGACTCAGCTTGGTATGACCGCGGATGTAGGGACGTTACAACGCCTTCCAAAACTTATTCCCATCGGCATCGTAAAAGAATTAGCGTACACCGGGCGCAACTTTGGTGCACAGGAAGCGCAGCAACTGGGGTTTGTTAATCGTGTCTTTGACGACCAAGCCAGCATGCTTGAAGAAGTCATGACCATTGCTAAGCAAATTGCGGCCAATTCGCCACTCGCCGTATCGGGTACCAAAACTATGATTAACTATGCGGTAGAGCACACCGTGGCAGAAAGTCTCAATTACATGGCGACATGGCAAGCGGGCATGTTTCAAATGGAAGACGTATTTAAGGCCATGGAAGCACAAAAGACAAAAGTGTTACCCGATTACCCACCGCTACATGGCGCGGTAAAAAAAATGAATTCATAA
- a CDS encoding DUF3336 domain-containing protein: MAVFDLRLKKLEHDIEHASSSDEYEAACLAHDALSGAEEWKAKDACDDYDYKLIRKRVQRLQLARGKGDIHALMSILHEGLHGNLGNIANPVLISKCKIGTKYLIEQFIDEVITALEQIYHADENDVDFYEKLSFFEETAHAFGRSCLMLSGGAGLGFFHAGVVKSLNEKNLLPTVVSGASAGSIIAAMLGTRDHDELLESLSAEFIYETFKHWRSFAGLGKKSLFDSSVLENALIELFDLTTFEEAFKKTGRHITITVSPADLHQHSRLLNAKTSPNAIITQAVRASCAVPIIFSPVQLRAKTLSGEVVPYIPNRRFADGSLMADLPFDRLARLYGVNHSIVSQTNPLAVPFISSNRIDPNSLWDMSARHIGQLAKTNSIFAIDIIERLTGNKAAKLAIHKVRSIIDQQYVGNINILPKRQIRNLSQVLSNPTLQSIQQLIASGERASWPQLHVIKRNTKISENLRYHLAQLKKREAVELGHLVR; this comes from the coding sequence ATGGCAGTATTCGATTTGCGTTTAAAAAAACTAGAACATGACATTGAGCATGCTAGTAGTAGTGATGAATACGAAGCAGCATGTCTTGCACATGATGCCCTTTCTGGTGCCGAAGAATGGAAAGCGAAAGATGCCTGTGACGACTACGATTACAAATTAATTAGAAAGCGTGTTCAACGTTTGCAGCTAGCCCGCGGCAAAGGAGACATACATGCGCTTATGTCAATTCTTCACGAAGGGCTCCATGGCAATCTGGGCAATATCGCCAACCCCGTACTAATTAGTAAGTGCAAAATCGGTACGAAATACCTGATAGAGCAGTTTATTGATGAGGTTATCACTGCGCTAGAGCAAATTTATCACGCCGACGAAAACGACGTCGATTTCTACGAAAAGCTATCATTCTTTGAAGAAACAGCTCATGCGTTTGGTCGCAGTTGTCTAATGCTATCAGGCGGTGCAGGCCTTGGCTTTTTTCACGCCGGCGTGGTGAAATCGCTTAACGAGAAAAATTTACTGCCCACTGTAGTGTCAGGGGCAAGTGCGGGTTCTATTATTGCCGCTATGCTTGGCACGCGCGATCACGACGAATTACTTGAGTCGTTAAGCGCCGAATTTATTTACGAGACCTTTAAACACTGGCGCAGCTTTGCTGGGCTCGGCAAAAAGAGTTTATTCGACAGTTCAGTGCTAGAGAACGCACTTATCGAACTGTTCGACTTAACCACCTTCGAGGAGGCCTTTAAAAAGACGGGTCGCCACATCACCATCACGGTATCACCTGCCGACCTTCATCAACATTCGCGTTTGCTCAATGCTAAAACATCGCCAAATGCCATTATTACCCAAGCGGTTCGCGCCTCGTGCGCCGTGCCAATTATTTTTAGCCCAGTTCAATTACGTGCAAAGACACTAAGTGGTGAGGTGGTGCCTTACATTCCGAACAGACGCTTCGCAGATGGTTCACTTATGGCAGACTTACCATTTGACCGTCTCGCAAGGCTTTATGGCGTTAACCATAGCATTGTGAGTCAAACTAACCCGCTTGCGGTTCCGTTTATTTCATCTAATCGCATTGATCCTAATTCCTTGTGGGACATGTCTGCACGCCACATTGGTCAACTTGCTAAGACTAATAGCATTTTTGCCATAGATATCATTGAACGCTTAACTGGAAATAAAGCGGCTAAATTGGCAATCCATAAAGTACGCTCTATTATTGATCAGCAATATGTTGGCAATATCAACATACTCCCTAAGCGACAAATTAGAAACTTGTCACAGGTATTGTCTAACCCGACTTTACAAAGTATTCAACAACTCATAGCGAGTGGTGAACGCGCTTCGTGGCCACAACTGCACGTTATAAAAAGAAATACCAAAATAAGTGAAAATTTGAGGTATCATCTGGCACAATTGAAAAAACGCGAGGCGGTGGAATTAGGACACCTTGTTCGTTAG
- a CDS encoding DUF1439 domain-containing protein, protein MITTQLTLKDRITLFIATWLVKFGKLNHDDFTQPELQALIEEAFPYQFTFDIPVGVGTVNVLEGKVTLDNAANRVGLQCLAAVHIEVAASTIYRAHIVFALSATPHYDANAETLYLTNLTTDTLTLINDDYAFIRDTQFLLSKFFPKSLNSLLGKPLRSALSLFTAGTSDMASEYLKLYLSGSKQAILDYHKPQIDNAITRQLTQDDLSHRMRDTQWREVLFARLGKNVRVEDNVLRFYLNDHSQ, encoded by the coding sequence ATGATAACAACGCAATTAACGCTTAAAGACCGCATAACACTCTTTATCGCCACATGGTTGGTAAAATTTGGAAAACTCAATCACGACGACTTTACCCAACCTGAGCTTCAAGCACTCATCGAAGAAGCCTTTCCTTACCAATTCACTTTCGATATTCCAGTTGGCGTAGGTACAGTAAATGTGCTTGAAGGCAAAGTGACTCTGGATAACGCCGCCAATCGCGTTGGGTTGCAATGCTTAGCTGCCGTTCATATTGAAGTGGCTGCAAGCACTATTTATCGTGCCCACATCGTATTTGCATTAAGTGCTACTCCGCACTACGACGCTAATGCTGAAACCCTGTACCTCACTAATTTAACTACGGACACGCTCACGTTAATTAACGACGACTATGCGTTTATTCGTGATACGCAATTTCTGTTGTCTAAGTTTTTTCCAAAAAGCTTAAACTCGCTATTGGGCAAACCTTTGCGCTCTGCCCTATCATTGTTTACGGCAGGTACGTCAGATATGGCATCAGAGTATTTAAAGCTTTATCTTTCAGGGTCAAAACAAGCTATTCTTGATTACCACAAACCACAAATAGATAACGCCATTACACGACAGCTCACTCAAGACGATTTAAGCCACCGCATGCGAGATACCCAATGGCGAGAAGTCTTGTTTGCTCGCCTGGGTAAAAACGTGCGCGTCGAAGACAACGTGCTTCGTTTTTACCTTAATGATCACTCACAATAG
- a CDS encoding TetR/AcrR family transcriptional regulator codes for MKTAQRILLTALTLFNEHGENTVTSVDIAVELDISPGNLYYHFKGKDSLVTALMKMHEQQMQKLLVKDKLDTLHAEDIMYYLYLLVDSIHVFRFFYRSPADLVEKYPSIIRSRKNILSSLRSQLTYLFDSLRLREVLLANKSDSTLLVDLVALIITQSCQFDELSSHLDDTLQKYHALSLMMVAILPRLALSDDEKLKLEQTLNSHDFVKDFKTQSPLDFA; via the coding sequence ATGAAAACCGCACAAAGGATTTTATTGACGGCTCTTACCCTGTTTAACGAACATGGTGAGAATACCGTAACCAGTGTTGATATTGCCGTTGAGCTGGACATCAGTCCGGGCAATTTATATTACCACTTTAAGGGCAAGGATAGCCTTGTGACAGCGCTAATGAAAATGCACGAACAGCAAATGCAAAAGCTGCTTGTGAAAGACAAGCTCGACACCTTGCACGCTGAAGATATTATGTATTACCTGTATTTGCTGGTGGATAGTATTCATGTGTTTCGGTTTTTCTATCGCAGTCCAGCAGATTTGGTTGAGAAATACCCCTCAATTATTCGCTCCCGCAAAAACATTCTATCGAGTTTACGCTCGCAGCTTACTTACCTTTTCGATTCGCTTCGCCTGCGTGAAGTATTACTAGCGAACAAATCCGACAGTACGTTACTTGTAGACTTGGTTGCTCTTATCATCACGCAATCTTGCCAATTTGATGAGCTTAGCAGTCATCTTGATGACACCTTACAGAAGTATCACGCTTTGTCATTAATGATGGTAGCCATTTTGCCAAGGTTAGCGTTAAGTGACGATGAAAAGCTGAAGTTGGAGCAAACGCTCAACTCGCACGATTTTGTAAAAGATTTCAAAACCCAGTCGCCCCTCGACTTTGCTTAA
- a CDS encoding NADPH-dependent 2,4-dienoyl-CoA reductase, which yields MNQTVTDHSVYPHLFRPLDLGFTTLKNRVLMGSMHTGLEELPDGHKRMAAFYGERARGGVGLIVTGGIGPNEEGATHPSTFRLDTDEAVKNHKEVTDAVHIAGGKICMQILHTGRYAYSPKLVAPSAVQAPINPFKPKALEADEIEKQIKDFITAATQAQRAGYDGVEIMGSEGYFLNQFIAKRTNHRDDEWGGEYENRIRLPIEVVRRVREAVGKNFIIIYRLSMLDLVEGGSTYEEVVQLGKEIEQAGATIINTGIGWHEARIPTIATKVPRAAFTWVTAKFREALSIPVITSNRINTPEVAEEVLARGDADMVSMARPFLADPEFVRKAQQNKADEINTCIGCNQACLDHVFNGKMTSCLVNPRACHELEINIKPAETKKRVAVVGAGPAGLAAAVTSAQRGHDVVVYDAASEIGGQFNVAKQIPGKEEFYETLRYFARQIELHKNITLKLNTYVDAAALNDEGFDEVMVATGIKPRTPAIEGIEHEKVLTYLDVLKDKKPVGNKVAIIGAGGIGFDTAEYLSHGKETPSQDIPAFMKEWGIDMTFSARAGIEGVKPQPEPSPREIFLLQRKSSKVGAGLGKTTGWAHRAGLLAKGVTMIPGVSYDKIDDEGLHITVDGNSQVLPVDNIIICAGQEPMRDIVEGLNMPYHLIGGADEALELDAKRAIDQGTRVCAAV from the coding sequence ATGAACCAGACCGTTACTGACCACTCTGTTTATCCGCATTTATTTCGTCCACTCGATCTAGGTTTTACGACGCTTAAAAATCGCGTGTTAATGGGCTCTATGCACACAGGCTTAGAAGAATTGCCAGACGGCCATAAGCGAATGGCGGCATTCTATGGTGAACGTGCCAGAGGTGGTGTTGGCCTTATCGTTACCGGTGGTATCGGCCCCAATGAAGAGGGCGCTACGCACCCTTCTACATTTCGATTAGATACTGACGAAGCAGTAAAAAATCACAAAGAAGTGACCGATGCCGTGCATATTGCTGGCGGCAAAATTTGCATGCAAATACTGCATACCGGTCGTTATGCGTACAGCCCAAAACTGGTTGCACCATCTGCAGTACAGGCGCCGATAAACCCATTTAAGCCTAAAGCACTTGAAGCAGACGAGATTGAAAAGCAAATTAAAGATTTCATTACTGCAGCGACTCAAGCGCAGCGCGCGGGTTACGACGGCGTTGAGATCATGGGCTCAGAAGGGTACTTCCTAAACCAGTTTATTGCTAAGCGCACCAACCACCGTGATGATGAATGGGGTGGTGAATATGAAAACCGTATTCGACTGCCTATCGAAGTGGTTCGCCGTGTACGCGAAGCGGTAGGTAAAAACTTTATCATTATTTATCGCCTATCAATGCTGGACTTGGTAGAAGGGGGCTCGACGTATGAAGAAGTGGTTCAGTTAGGTAAAGAGATTGAGCAAGCGGGTGCAACTATTATCAACACGGGTATTGGCTGGCATGAAGCGCGAATTCCTACTATTGCGACCAAGGTACCTCGTGCGGCCTTTACATGGGTAACGGCGAAATTTAGAGAAGCACTGTCTATCCCCGTAATTACGTCTAATCGTATTAACACGCCGGAGGTGGCTGAAGAAGTACTTGCCCGCGGCGATGCAGATATGGTTTCAATGGCGCGCCCTTTCTTAGCCGACCCAGAGTTTGTGCGCAAAGCGCAGCAAAATAAAGCAGATGAAATTAACACGTGTATCGGCTGTAACCAAGCCTGCTTAGATCACGTATTTAACGGCAAAATGACAAGCTGTTTGGTTAATCCTCGCGCCTGTCATGAGTTAGAAATTAACATTAAGCCTGCTGAAACGAAAAAGCGTGTCGCGGTTGTCGGTGCTGGACCTGCGGGGCTAGCGGCAGCAGTGACTTCAGCCCAGCGAGGCCATGACGTTGTTGTTTATGATGCAGCCAGTGAAATTGGTGGCCAATTTAATGTGGCTAAACAAATTCCAGGTAAAGAAGAGTTTTATGAGACGCTGCGTTATTTTGCCCGTCAGATAGAGCTTCACAAAAATATTACGCTTAAGCTCAATACCTATGTCGATGCCGCTGCGCTAAATGATGAAGGGTTTGACGAGGTGATGGTTGCAACAGGCATTAAACCACGTACGCCTGCTATCGAAGGTATCGAGCACGAAAAAGTACTGACTTACCTTGATGTATTAAAAGACAAAAAGCCGGTAGGCAACAAGGTAGCTATTATTGGCGCTGGTGGCATAGGGTTTGATACCGCTGAGTATTTATCTCACGGAAAAGAAACGCCAAGCCAAGATATTCCTGCGTTTATGAAAGAGTGGGGTATTGATATGACATTCTCTGCTCGTGCGGGAATTGAAGGTGTTAAACCTCAGCCAGAACCATCGCCACGAGAGATTTTCTTATTACAGCGTAAATCATCAAAAGTAGGCGCTGGGCTTGGTAAGACAACCGGATGGGCGCATCGCGCAGGATTATTGGCGAAAGGCGTTACTATGATCCCAGGTGTGTCGTACGACAAGATTGATGATGAAGGCTTACATATTACGGTAGATGGCAATAGCCAAGTATTACCCGTAGACAACATCATCATTTGTGCGGGTCAAGAACCAATGCGAGACATTGTTGAAGGCCTTAACATGCCATACCACTTGATAGGTGGGGCTGACGAAGCACTAGAGCTTGATGCTAAGCGCGCTATCGATCAAGGCACGCGAGTGTGCGCAGCGGTTTAA
- a CDS encoding TetR/AcrR family transcriptional regulator has product MASAVQTYHHGDLRSTLLEVATKRLAHQGVDSLSLRKLAEDAGVSRTAPYHHFKDKSALLSAIAAKGFSDWHNAAKRIFEQEDKTPQARFREFVHEYVGYAADNPEMYELMFGRTIWRNNAATDDLKEVAFPCFQFQVTMTRYWQEKGLLPDNKDALRLAQVTWGTLHGIARLLIDGIYADNSHIEEMCDCAADLFMQKP; this is encoded by the coding sequence ATGGCATCAGCAGTACAAACTTATCACCACGGTGATTTGCGCAGCACACTTCTAGAGGTTGCAACAAAGCGCCTTGCACACCAAGGCGTAGACAGTCTTTCATTGAGAAAACTTGCTGAAGATGCAGGCGTTTCACGCACGGCGCCTTATCATCACTTTAAAGACAAAAGTGCTTTGCTAAGCGCAATAGCCGCCAAAGGCTTTAGTGATTGGCATAACGCTGCAAAACGCATTTTTGAACAAGAAGACAAAACACCACAGGCGCGTTTTAGAGAGTTTGTACACGAATATGTCGGGTATGCGGCAGATAATCCTGAAATGTACGAATTGATGTTTGGTCGCACCATCTGGCGCAACAACGCTGCGACAGATGATTTAAAAGAGGTGGCTTTTCCGTGCTTTCAATTCCAGGTCACCATGACACGCTACTGGCAAGAAAAAGGCTTGTTGCCAGATAATAAAGATGCCTTGCGATTGGCCCAGGTAACCTGGGGCACGTTACACGGTATTGCGCGACTTCTTATAGATGGTATTTACGCCGACAACAGTCACATTGAAGAAATGTGTGACTGTGCCGCCGATCTGTTTATGCAAAAACCCTAG
- a CDS encoding GMC family oxidoreductase encodes MSEVLNKYDYIIVGGGSAGAVLATRLSENPALDILLLEAGSKDTNPFIHIPFGLSLLSRFEGIGWGYHTAPQKEMYDRELFWPRGKTLGGSSSVNAMCYIRGQKEDYDRWANEEGATGWSFDEVLPYFKRAENFEEGADEYHGTGGPLNVSKLRHTSVLSDAFVNSASFAGYRQLDDFNRDDREGLGYYHVTQVNGQRCSTAKGYLTQAKHRNNLTVLTKVAAEKVLLKEGRAIGVQVREKGAVNRYFVKSEVILCGGAINSPQLLMLSGIGPRAELEEKGIFVQQDLPGVGQNLQDHLDAIVQYTCKAREGYAVAAGALPSYVKATADYAFKRKGIFSSNIAESGGFVSSSLATQGPDIQFHFLPAILNDHGRQLAFGYGYGLHVCCLYPKSRGTILLQSNHPADQALIDPNYLSAEEDQQVMIEGVRIARKLLSAPDFEKFGGSELYPGEDAQTDEEILDFLRERAETIYHPIGTCKMGSSDDPMAVVDNQLNVRGVKGLRVVDASVMPSLIGGNTNAPTIMIAERAAEFIKAAHEGQPIPIAS; translated from the coding sequence ATGAGTGAAGTACTAAATAAATACGATTACATCATCGTAGGCGGCGGCTCAGCCGGCGCAGTACTTGCCACGCGACTATCTGAGAATCCAGCGCTAGATATTCTGCTTCTTGAGGCTGGTTCAAAAGACACCAACCCGTTTATTCATATTCCCTTTGGCCTATCATTGCTTAGCCGCTTTGAAGGTATTGGGTGGGGTTATCATACCGCACCACAAAAAGAGATGTATGACCGTGAGCTGTTCTGGCCGCGTGGAAAAACCCTTGGCGGTAGTAGTTCCGTTAACGCTATGTGCTACATACGGGGTCAAAAAGAAGACTATGACCGGTGGGCAAATGAAGAAGGGGCGACGGGATGGTCATTTGATGAAGTCTTGCCGTACTTTAAGCGTGCTGAAAATTTCGAAGAAGGCGCTGATGAATATCATGGTACAGGTGGCCCTTTAAATGTCAGCAAATTACGCCATACCAGTGTGCTGTCAGATGCCTTTGTGAATTCAGCGTCGTTTGCAGGGTACCGACAACTTGATGATTTCAACAGAGATGACCGGGAAGGGCTGGGCTATTACCACGTAACTCAGGTTAACGGTCAGCGTTGTTCAACTGCAAAAGGGTATTTGACCCAAGCTAAACATCGCAACAACTTAACGGTACTTACCAAGGTAGCCGCTGAAAAAGTTCTGCTGAAAGAAGGTAGGGCAATTGGTGTTCAGGTAAGAGAAAAAGGCGCTGTTAACCGCTATTTTGTCAAAAGCGAAGTGATATTGTGCGGAGGCGCTATCAATTCACCGCAACTTTTAATGCTATCTGGCATTGGTCCACGTGCCGAATTAGAAGAAAAGGGGATCTTTGTACAACAAGATTTGCCGGGCGTAGGCCAAAACTTACAAGACCATCTAGACGCGATTGTCCAATACACCTGTAAAGCCCGCGAAGGGTACGCAGTTGCAGCGGGTGCACTACCGTCTTATGTTAAGGCTACGGCTGATTATGCCTTTAAGCGCAAAGGTATATTCTCTTCAAACATTGCCGAGTCTGGCGGGTTTGTGAGTTCTAGTCTTGCAACACAAGGGCCGGATATTCAGTTCCATTTCTTGCCCGCTATTTTAAATGATCACGGGCGACAACTGGCCTTTGGGTATGGATACGGGTTACACGTGTGCTGCTTGTACCCCAAAAGTCGCGGCACAATTTTGCTGCAGAGTAACCATCCTGCAGATCAAGCTTTGATTGACCCTAATTACCTTTCTGCTGAGGAAGATCAGCAGGTAATGATTGAAGGTGTGAGAATTGCCCGAAAGTTACTTTCAGCGCCAGATTTTGAGAAATTTGGTGGCAGTGAACTGTATCCCGGTGAAGACGCGCAAACCGATGAAGAGATTCTCGACTTTTTGCGAGAGCGTGCAGAGACGATTTATCACCCCATAGGCACATGCAAAATGGGCAGCAGTGATGATCCAATGGCGGTTGTGGATAATCAATTAAATGTGCGAGGCGTAAAAGGGCTTCGTGTAGTGGATGCCTCTGTCATGCCAAGCTTGATTGGTGGCAACACCAACGCGCCTACCATCATGATTGCTGAGCGCGCCGCTGAATTTATTAAAGCGGCACACGAAGGGCAACCAATACCCATCGCAAGCTAA